In Tribolium castaneum strain GA2 chromosome 4, icTriCast1.1, whole genome shotgun sequence, one DNA window encodes the following:
- the LOC658409 gene encoding polycystin-2 encodes MADRKPKTDSPEAVIRPNPDIKKGENKEQEKTEGKDEKPDKAKGKGEPKTETKETRVRWLTRAMAEDFTRHDVLFTTFREAVLYIIFVIAVTICTVGRRSASMFYITQALKGQFLEKDFQTANEKDIKYYDIRSATDFWHYTQSLMLENFYWEHYYNPYNPVAKAKDDDKKILFENKLLGVPRIRQVKVKNDSCIIHEYFRRLFTSCYDLYGPTDEDRAPFGLEAGTAWTYNTAEKTESIPFSGKISKYGGGGFYLDLSTNNEDTAKLIRDLKENLWITRGTRAIFIDFSIYNANLNLFCVCKLIFEFPPTGGIIPSHSFHAVHLVHYVNSWDYVTFVFECTVYAIAGFFLAEEIREIIYFKLRYFLQFWTYIDVVIIGMAFANLITSIVVFPNVDDAILKIQKNPQKYGNLEYLAEMRIFYNNFAASLLFFSYIKLFKYLNFNKTMGQLNNTLKRCAFDILGFSIMFFIIFFAFALLGYLLFGSQVEDFSSFGVAMFTLLRTILGDFDYQAIEKANRVLAPIYFLAYIFFVFFVLLNMFLAIINDTYADVKTEIAIAPDEMQMTEFLKKGFYKMLQKCGCNIKYFQQQKAEFNATIQQIRDALKKCGFSDLEIEMFFARYNIDPLAEVGDYDIKKIMKELEGQSMAKEKVDEDTTLVHVSDFITQQERLDQIEKTIQMLATKIDTLIKKLEALENVRKAKATQG; translated from the exons ATGGCCGATCGCAAACCTAAAACAGACTCCCCAGAGGCTGTAATTAGGCCAAATCCGGAtataaaaaaaggagaaaataaAGAACAGGAGAAAACCGAAGGGAAGGATGAGAAACCCGACAAAGCAAAGGGAAAAGGAGAGCCCAAGACTGAAACTAAGGAGACTAGAG TTCGATGGTTGACTCGAGCAATGGCTGAGGATTTCACCCGACATGATGTGCTATTCACCACGTTTCGGGAAGCAGTGctttacattattttcgtGATTGCTGTGACGATTT GCACGGTTGGGAGACGGTCCGCTTCTATGTTTTACATCACCCAAGCCCTGAAAGGccagtttttggaaaaagacTTTCAAACAGCTAATGAAAAAGATATTAAGTATTACGATATTAGGTCGGCGACTGATTTTTGGCAT TATACGCAGTCTTTAATGCTGGAAAACTTCTATTGGGAACATTACTACAATCCGTACAATCCTGTGGCAAAAGCCAAAGATGACGACAAGAAGATTCTTTTCGAAAACAAGTTGCTGGGAGTTCCCCGAATAAGACAA GTCAAAGTGAAGAATGATTCGTGCATAATACATGAATATTTCCGACGCTTATTTACATCATGCTACGATTTGTACGGACCTACTGACGAAGATCGGGCACCCTTTGGCCTGGAAGCCGGAACAGC ATGGACCTACAACACAGCTGAAAAAACTGAAAGCATCCCTTTTTctggaaaaatttcaaagtacGGGGGCGGCGGCTTTTACTTAGATTTGTCGACAAACAACGAGGACACGGCCAAGTTAATTCGAGATTTGAAAGAAAACTTGTGGATAACTCGAGGCACCCGAGCGATTTTCATCGATTTCTCCATCTATAacgcaaatttaaatttattttgcgtCTGCAA attaatttttgagtttccACCCACGGGTGGAATAATCCCGTCGCATTCTTTCCACGCAGTGCATCTAGTCCACTACGTAAACAGTTGGGATTACGTTACTTTCGTTTTTGAGTGTACTGTTTATGCAATCGCTGGCTTTTTCCTGGCCGAAGAGATCagggaaataatttatttcaaattgcGCTATTTTCTGCAATTTTGGACCTATATCGATGTCGTTATCATAGGC ATGGCTTTCGCGAATCTTATCACTTCGATTGTGGTATTCCCGAATGTGGATGACgcgattttgaaaatacaaaagaaTCCGCAAAAGTACGGAAATCTGGAATATCTGGCCGAGATGAggattttttacaacaattttgCCGCGTCCCTGCTCTTCTTTTCCTACATCAAGTTGTTCAAATACCTCAACTTTAACAAAACCATGGGGCAACTCAACAATACGCTGAAACGG TGCGCATTCGACATTTTGGGCTTCTCGATTATGTTcttcattatattttttgcgtTTGCTTTGTTGGGATATTTGCTGTTTGGGAGCCAAGTCGaggactttagcagttttggGGTGGCCATGTTCACATTATTGCGGACAATTTTGGGCGATTTTGACTACCAAGCGATCGAAAAAGCCAACAGAGTTCTGGCGCCGATTTATTTCCTTGCCTACATTTTCTTCGTGTTCTTCGTGCTATTG aaCATGTTTTTGGCCATTATTAACGACACTTATGCCGATGTCAAGACCGAGATTGCCATAGCACCTGATGAGATGCAAATGACCGAGTTTTTGAAGAAAGGGTTCTACAAAATGTTGCAGAAATGCGGttgcaatataaaatatttccagCAGCAAAAAGCCGAATTTAATGCCACAATTCAACAAATCCGCGATGCACTTAAAAA GTGTGGTTTTAGCGACCTGGAAATAGAAATGTTTTTTGCACGGTATAACATCGATCCTTTGGCTGAAGTTGGCGATtatgatattaaaaaaatcatgaaggAATTGGAAGGACAGTCGatgg CTAAGGAAAAGGTGGATGAAGACACGACTCTTGTGCACGTCAGCGATTTTATAAC gcaacaagAAAGACTCGACCAGATTGAGAAAACCATTCAAATGCTTGCCACAAAGATAGAtacgttaattaaaaaactggaagcACTTGAAAATGTGAGGAAAGCTAAGGCAACGCAAGGCTGA
- the Rassf gene encoding uncharacterized protein Rassf — protein sequence MWKCHKCGKPVYFAERKQSLGYNWHPECLRCEECGKRLNPGQHAEHKGVPYCHVPCYGALFGPQLFGHGTRVESHKSFGLQKDVPKVGNGPSLPRAQLEAKLKAYNQFFEGKSGEVRSREVNGRLILEGSLRIHWGVQGVIHLKENDDQRTVVTVRKRNSYRMSASTDNDSDDDVQSLSRDTSYNDISTCSDVTTSLDISELKSDTGIESGLDSTDTSTAENSPTTPPLEVLPKSVTLPSKLDVKNLEWDELDELLQVERKFDESDKLYQTMPVPLPSQSSTDTSSSTQSNDSSTKTESCAEDSSAKTLDSETLKNPVPNGSTDELSPLKKPLSKDDTWLENSNHLNRSMSGPDCLGRIRDPHSPEFDRSSIASTDISTMSEALGDVVIRRPAKTGSTAIRRRPGKRLSRSKVKRRCSINGHFYDRETSFFTPPHGSQMSVWVTSLVNTQEVINLMLDKYKVDSDGSNFALFVVRDNGEQRRLKEDEYPLLTRVLLGPHEDVSKLFLMDSHNTPEVSSEVAQFLNLSLAECRAILNQYYSQEEKEVARLKEKYQEMRRRMLYRMDELRSSL from the exons ATGTGGAAATGCCATAAGTGCGGCAAACCCGTATATTTTG CGGAAAGAAAGCAGTCTCTGGGTTATAATTGGCACCCGGAGTGCTTGCGGTGCGAAGAATGCGGCAAGAGGTTAAATCCGGGCCAACACGCTGAACACAAAGGCGTCCCTTACTGTCATGTGCCTTGTTATGGGGCCTTGTTTGGCCCGCAGTTGTTCGGACACGGGACCAGAGTAGAGTCCCACAAGAGCTTCGGTCTACAGAAAGATGTTCCTAAAGTCGGAAACGGGCCTTCGCTGCCCAGGGCCCAGCTGGAGGCAAAGCTAAAG GCTTATAACCAGTTTTTTGAAGGGAAGAGTGGAGAGGTCCGCAGCCGGGAAGTGAACGGGCGGTTGATTTTAGAGGGGTCGCTTAGGATACACTGGGGGGTTCAGGGGGTCATCCACTTGAAGGAAAACGACGATCAGCGGACGGTGGTCACCGTCAGGAAGCGAAACTCGTACCGAATGTCCGCAAGTACGGACAATGACTCTGATGATGATGTACAAAGCCTCTCGCGTGATACAAGTTATAATGATATTTCTACATGTTCAGATGTTACGACTAGTTTAGATATTAGTGAGTTGAAGTCAGACACTGGGATTGAAAGCGGGCTGGATTCCACTGATACAAGCACGGCTGAGAACAGCCCAACGACGCCCCCTTTGGAGGTCTTGCCCAAAAGTGTGACTTTGCCGTCGAAATTGGACGTTAAAAATTTGGAGTGGGACGAATTGGACGAGTTGTTGCAAGTAGAGAGAAAATTTGATGAGTCTGACAAGTTATATCAAACAATGCCCGTACCACTGCCCTCACAATCAAGCACTGACACCAGTTCTTCCACACAAAGCAACGACAGCAGTACAAAAACAGAAag TTGTGCTGAAGACAGCAGCGCCAAAACCCTCGACAGCGAAACGCTGAAAAACCCCGTTCCAAACGGCTCAACTGACGAgctttcgcctttgaaaaagcCGCTCAGTAAAGATGATACTTGGCTTGAGAACAGTAACCACTTAAACAGATCCATGTCTGGTCCGGATTGTTTGGGTCGAATCCGGGACCCACATTCCCCGGAGTTCGACAGATCGTCGATAGCAAGTACCGACATATCAACGATGTCCGAAGCTTTAGGTGATGTTGTTATTCGGAGGCCTGCGAAAACTGGCTCAACGGCGATCAGACGCCGACCTGGCAAACGATTATCTCGCAGTAAAGTGAAGCGAAGGTGTTCGATAAATGGCCATTTTTACGACCGTGAGACTAGTTTTTTCACACCACCGCATGGCAGTCAGATGAGTGTTTGGGTGACGTCGCTAGTCAATACGCAAgaagttataaatttaatgctaGATAAATATAAAGTTGATAGTGATGGGAGCAATTTTGCGTTGTTTGTTGTGCGAGATAACGGCG agCAAAGGCGGCTGAAGGAGGATGAATATCCGTTACTAACACGTGTTTTGTTAGGGCCCCATGAGGATGtgtccaaattatttttaatggatAGTCACAATACTCCTGAAGTTAGTAGCGAAGTAGCACAATTTTTGAATCTCTCTTTAGCCGAATGCCGGGCTATTTTAAACCAGTATTATTCCCAAGAAGAGAAGGAAGTTGCCAGACTTAAAGAAAA ATATCAAGAAATGAGAAGGAGGATGTTGTATCGAATGGATGAGTTGAGGTCTAGTTTATAA